From Macaca mulatta isolate MMU2019108-1 chromosome 3, T2T-MMU8v2.0, whole genome shotgun sequence, the proteins below share one genomic window:
- the CHCHD2 gene encoding coiled-coil-helix-coiled-coil-helix domain-containing protein 2 (The RefSeq protein has 1 substitution compared to this genomic sequence), with translation MPRGSRSRTSRMAPPASRAPQMRAAPRPAPVAQPPAAAPPSAVGSSAAAPRQPGLMAQMATTAAGVAVGSAVGHTLGHAITGGFSGGSNAEPASPDITYQEPQGTQLPQQQQPCFYEIKQFLECAQNQGDIKLCEGFNEVLKQCRLANGLA, from the exons ATGCCGCGTGGAAGCCGAAGCCGCACCTCCCGCATGGCCCCTCCGGCCAG CCGGGCACCTCAGATGAGAGCTGCACCCAGGCCGGCACCTGTCGCTCAGCCACCAGCAGCGGCACCCCCATCTGCAGTTGGCTCTTCTGCTGCTGCACCCCGGCAGCCAGGTCTGATGGCCCAGATGGCAACCACTGCAGCTGGCGTGGCTGTGGGCTCTGCTGTGGGACACACACTGGGTCATGCCATTACTGGgggcttcagtggaggaagtaatgCTGAGCCTGCGAGTCCTGACATCACTTACCAG GAGCCACAGGGAACCCAGCtggcacagcagcagcagccttgCTTCTATGAGATCAAACAGTTTCTGGAGTGTGCCCAGAACCAGGGTGACATCAAGCTCTGTGAGGGTTTCAATGAGGTGCTGAAACAGTGCCGACTTGCAAACG GATTGGCCTAA
- the NUPR2 gene encoding nuclear protein 2 isoform X4 produces the protein MAAATERTLPRLQALARQPPPISNEEELYDCLDYYYLRDFPASGAGRSKGRTRREQALRTNRPAPGGHERKVLQKLLNGQRKRRQRQLQTWLRTRPT, from the coding sequence ATGGCAGCGGCCACAGAGCGGACCCTTCCACGTCTGCAGGCTCTGGCCCGGCAGCCACCACCCATAAGCAATGAGGAGGAGCTTTATGACTGCCTGGACTACTACTACCTGCGCGACTTCCCTGCCTCAGGGGCCGGGCGCAGCAAGGGCCGCACTCGGCGCGAGCAGGCGCTGCGCACCAACCGGCCTGCACCTGGCGGGCACGAGCGCAAGGTCCTGCAGAAGCTCCTCAATGGCCAGCGCAAGCGCCGCCAGCGCCAGCTGCAGACCTGGCTGCGCACTCGCcccacctga